One window of the Trifolium pratense cultivar HEN17-A07 linkage group LG2, ARS_RC_1.1, whole genome shotgun sequence genome contains the following:
- the LOC123905198 gene encoding E3 ubiquitin-protein ligase RSL1-like: protein MGQKKRSNRVPYFNGMKFLNFIHNTPSKKRRRNHNFDHFQKAESSNSKDRQFFCEICTETTSTRDAFYLSGCSHSYCSDCVAVYIRYKLDLNIIDINCPVPECCGSLQAEFCRSILPREVFERWDKALCEVLSNIKEKFYCPFADCSALLINDGTEAVSKLECPNCNRMICAQCKVRWHDGIECSEFNKLNRDDKAKDVMLTNIAKDMRWRQCPKCRVYVAKSKSCNVMTCRFLS, encoded by the coding sequence ATGGGTCAAAAGAAAAGGAGTAACAGAGTTCCATATTTCAATGGCATGAAGTTCCtcaatttcattcataataccCCTTCCAAAAAACGTAGAAGAAACCACAACTTTGATCACTTTCAAAAGGCAGAGTCTTCAAATTCAAAAGATAGGCAGTTTTTTTGTGAAATCTGCACAGAAACTACATCAACAAGGGACGCTTTCTACCTCAGCGGTTGCTCTCATTCTTATTGCTCCGATTGTGTTGCTGTGTATATCCGTTACAAACTTGACCTTAACATTATTGACATTAACTGTCCTGTCCCCGAGTGCTGCGGTTCTTTACAAGCGGAGTTCTGCCGTTCAATTCTTCCTCGCGAGGTTTTTGAACGGTGGGACAAGGCCTTGTGCGAGGTTTTGTCCAATATTAAGGAGAAATTCTATTGTCCCTTTGCAGATTGTTCCGCTCTATTGATCAATGACGGAACTGAGGCTGTTAGTAAATTAGAATGTCCAAATTGTAATAGGATGATTTGTGCACAATGTAAGGTTCGATGGCATGATGGAATCGAATGCAGCGAGTTCAATAAACTGAACCGAGATGATAAGGCGAAAGATGTTATGCTGACTAACATTGCAAAAGATATGAGGTGGAGGCAATGTCCAAAGTGCAGAGTTTATGTTGCCAAATCTAAGAGCTGCAACGTCATGACATGCAGGTTTCTTTCTTGa
- the LOC123905199 gene encoding protein MAIN-LIKE 2-like: MYGLAQTGFSFLDPGLLTTFVERWHGETNTFHMPNGQMTVTLDDMCCLLCLPIQGQLLDHASITTKAEDRVDNYLWGTVALAFLYRELRNAAWVYNHFEDIGGTKSKCYVEEMSSACKYELTKGQTNQLAMRKMMGWLLPHDTTWTPYEDHRDVWSFEDIALYSGWIRCGPIRVRYLPERVLRHFGYIETISRHPHAAANPLTTMA, from the exons ATGTATGGGCTGGCACAGACAGGGTTCTCATTTCTTGATCCGGGTTTGCTGACTACTTTTGTTGAGAGGTGGCATGGGGAGACTAACACCTTCCATATGCCAAATGGGCAGATGACAGTCACGCTGGATGACATGTGTTGTCTTCTGTGTCTCCCTATTCAGGGACAGTTGTTGGATCATGCAAGTATCACGACAAAGGCTGAAG ATCGGGTTGATAATTATTTATGGGGCACTGTTGCACTGGCGTTCCTATACCGGGAGTTAAGAAACGCA gctTGGGTCTACAACCACTTTGAGGATATTGGCGGTACGAAGTCGAAGTGCTATGTGGAGGAAATGTCCAGTGCTTGCAAATATGAGCTGACAAAAGGGCAGACAAATCAGCTGGCAATGCGGAAGATGATGGGTTGGTTGCTTCCGCATGACACCACATGGACTCCGTACGAAGACCACCGGGATGTTTGGTCATTTGAGGATATCGCTTTGTACTCCGGTTGGATTAGGTGTGGACCTATCAGGGTGAGGTATCTGCCCGAGCGTGTATTACGGCATTTTGGGTACATCGAGACCATTTCGCGCCATCCGCACGCCGCTGCTAATCCATTGACCACAATGGCATAG